One genomic window of Comamonas serinivorans includes the following:
- a CDS encoding restriction endonuclease subunit S — MFLLQHKFLYLWLEGNYERIRYESEGAGSTKGAITCSEISAFPVILPPLEEQAQIVNYVAERKCKFDGLIGKAVSAIELMQERRTALISAAVTGKIDVRDWQAAA, encoded by the coding sequence TTGTTTTTGCTGCAGCATAAATTTTTGTATTTGTGGCTTGAGGGAAATTACGAGCGAATTCGCTATGAATCTGAAGGTGCTGGCTCTACAAAAGGGGCAATAACCTGTTCAGAGATTAGTGCGTTTCCGGTGATCCTTCCTCCGCTCGAAGAGCAAGCCCAGATCGTTAACTACGTTGCTGAGCGAAAGTGCAAATTTGACGGACTGATAGGTAAAGCCGTCTCTGCAATTGAGTTAATGCAAGAACGCCGCACCGCCCTAATCTCCGCCGCTGTCACCGGCAAGATCGACGTGCGCGATTGGCAAGCCGCCGCCTGA
- a CDS encoding urease accessory protein UreF, which yields MPSAALDPAGFLQLMWLASPALPIGGFSYSEGLEAAIHAAQVTDEHDAGDWLLAQLHLTQSRGDMAAIAQALPAWQGGDTARVQQLNDWVLATRETSELRLQAEQMGKSMTDWLRNQHRDDAARGAQVEQLAALSERRPSYPLAFALAAAFTQAPAREALLAYAFGWAENMVQAAIKAVPLGQSAGQRILARLAHDIPAAVAHAQGLSDAQRQAFSPMLAILSAQHEHQYSRLFRS from the coding sequence ATGCCCTCGGCCGCGCTCGACCCCGCTGGTTTTCTGCAGCTGATGTGGCTGGCCTCGCCGGCCCTGCCCATTGGGGGCTTCTCGTATTCCGAGGGGCTGGAAGCCGCCATCCACGCCGCGCAGGTGACCGATGAGCACGACGCCGGCGATTGGCTGCTGGCGCAGCTGCACCTCACCCAGTCGCGCGGCGACATGGCCGCCATCGCCCAGGCCCTGCCGGCCTGGCAGGGCGGCGACACCGCCCGCGTGCAGCAGCTCAACGACTGGGTGCTGGCCACGCGCGAAACCAGCGAGCTGCGCCTGCAGGCCGAGCAGATGGGCAAATCCATGACCGACTGGCTGCGCAACCAGCACCGCGACGATGCGGCCCGCGGCGCCCAGGTCGAGCAGCTGGCCGCGCTTTCCGAGCGACGGCCGAGTTACCCCCTCGCCTTCGCGCTGGCCGCCGCCTTCACGCAGGCGCCCGCTCGCGAGGCCTTGCTGGCCTACGCCTTCGGCTGGGCCGAGAACATGGTGCAGGCCGCCATCAAGGCCGTGCCGCTGGGCCAGAGCGCGGGCCAGCGCATCCTGGCCCGGCTGGCGCACGACATCCCCGCCGCCGTGGCGCATGCCCAGGGCCTGTCCGACGCGCAGCGCCAGGCCTTCTCGCCCATGCTGGCCATCCTCTCGGCCCAGCACGAGCACCAATACTCCCGCCTGTTCCGCAGCTGA
- a CDS encoding M48 family metallopeptidase yields MTRFPLTALGLSLALALTGCKTAETLNTDSLGKTAETVSTASKALTLSDSDVVALSNESCAAMDAQNKVAPAKNKYTQRLNRVVKAFPKAIDGKQTNYKVYLTSDVNAWAMANGCIRVYSGLMDLMNDDELRGVIGHEIGHVALGHSKSRLQAAYATSAARQIAAQSGNAALSTLSRTQAGELAEKFLNAQFSQSQESASDDYSFDLLTQLKLPRKGLVTSFQKLAKLSEGSKDSALLSSHPPSDKRAAHMQQRLGNGK; encoded by the coding sequence ATGACACGCTTTCCCCTCACCGCGCTGGGCCTTAGCCTGGCCCTGGCCCTGACGGGCTGCAAAACCGCCGAGACCCTGAACACGGACAGCCTGGGCAAGACGGCCGAGACCGTCAGCACCGCGTCCAAGGCCCTGACCCTGTCCGACAGCGACGTGGTCGCCCTGTCGAACGAGTCGTGTGCAGCCATGGACGCGCAGAACAAGGTGGCGCCGGCCAAGAACAAGTACACCCAGCGCCTGAACCGCGTGGTCAAGGCCTTCCCCAAGGCCATCGATGGCAAGCAGACCAACTACAAGGTCTACCTGACCAGCGACGTCAACGCCTGGGCCATGGCCAACGGCTGCATCCGGGTCTACAGCGGGCTGATGGACCTGATGAACGACGACGAGCTGCGCGGCGTCATCGGCCATGAGATCGGCCACGTCGCCCTGGGGCATTCCAAGTCGCGCCTGCAGGCGGCCTACGCCACGTCGGCGGCCCGCCAGATCGCGGCGCAAAGCGGCAACGCGGCGCTCAGCACGCTGTCGCGCACGCAGGCTGGCGAGCTGGCCGAGAAATTCCTCAACGCGCAGTTCTCGCAGTCGCAGGAATCGGCCTCGGACGACTACTCGTTCGACCTGCTGACCCAGCTCAAGCTGCCGCGCAAGGGGCTGGTGACCAGCTTCCAGAAGCTCGCCAAGCTCAGCGAAGGCAGCAAGGACAGCGCGCTGCTCAGCTCGCACCCGCCATCCGACAAGCGCGCCGCCCACATGCAGCAGCGCCTGGGCAACGGCAAGTGA
- a CDS encoding pirin family protein — protein sequence MKQILGVYSAPRPHWVGDGFPVRSLFSYHGHGEALSPFLLLDHAGPARFAPSSQPRGVGVHPHRGFETVTIVYDGEVAHRDSTGAGGLIGPGDVQWMTAASGILHEEFHSPDFSARGGELHMVQLWVNLPAADKMGAPGYQTLLNADIPRVALPDDAGQLRVIAGRFGATAGPARTATPMDVWDVRLRAGREVTLPAHAGHTLVLVVVSGTVLVNGSEVVRDGQWLQFDRESGEVQLEANNDASLLWLSGEPIAEPVVGHGPFVMNTEAEIEQAMADFHSGRFGQLAPSRAPATADL from the coding sequence TTGAAGCAGATCCTCGGCGTGTACAGCGCCCCGCGCCCGCACTGGGTGGGCGATGGCTTTCCCGTGCGTTCGCTCTTCAGCTACCACGGCCATGGCGAAGCACTCAGCCCCTTCCTGCTGCTGGACCACGCCGGCCCGGCCCGCTTCGCGCCCAGCAGCCAGCCACGCGGCGTCGGCGTGCACCCCCACCGCGGTTTCGAGACCGTGACCATCGTCTACGACGGCGAAGTTGCCCACCGCGACTCCACCGGCGCGGGCGGCCTCATCGGCCCCGGCGATGTGCAGTGGATGACGGCGGCCTCGGGCATCCTGCACGAGGAGTTCCATTCGCCCGATTTCAGCGCGCGTGGCGGTGAGCTGCACATGGTGCAGCTGTGGGTGAACCTGCCCGCCGCCGACAAGATGGGCGCGCCCGGCTACCAGACGCTGCTGAACGCCGACATCCCGCGCGTGGCCCTGCCCGATGACGCCGGCCAGCTGCGCGTGATCGCCGGCCGCTTCGGCGCCACTGCCGGCCCGGCCCGCACCGCCACGCCCATGGACGTGTGGGACGTGCGCCTGCGCGCCGGACGCGAGGTCACGCTGCCCGCCCACGCCGGCCACACGCTGGTGCTGGTGGTGGTGAGCGGCACGGTGCTGGTCAACGGCAGCGAGGTGGTGCGCGACGGCCAATGGCTGCAGTTCGACCGCGAGTCCGGCGAGGTGCAGCTCGAAGCCAACAACGACGCCAGCCTGCTGTGGCTGTCGGGCGAGCCCATCGCCGAGCCCGTGGTCGGCCACGGCCCGTTCGTCATGAACACCGAGGCCGAAATCGAGCAGGCCATGGCCGACTTCCACAGCGGCCGGTTCGGTCAGCTGGCGCCATCCCGTGCGCCCGCCACGGCGGACCTGTAA
- a CDS encoding Zn-ribbon domain-containing OB-fold protein: MSSPMASAASPQPAGTPHITAPHAAPGASDWTQGTPVLRVDTCVACGFRTALRQRQCARCGGAVDSAPIAGPGRVWSHTVVHRGPTKDETRDGPYAIALVDLAEGVRVMTRAETDLAIGDPVQVTLREVQGRLLPYAVHAS; this comes from the coding sequence ATGAGCAGCCCGATGGCATCCGCCGCCAGCCCGCAGCCCGCCGGCACGCCTCACATCACCGCGCCCCACGCCGCCCCTGGCGCCAGCGACTGGACGCAGGGCACGCCTGTCCTGCGGGTCGACACCTGCGTGGCCTGCGGCTTTCGCACCGCCTTGCGCCAGCGTCAGTGCGCGCGCTGTGGGGGCGCTGTCGATTCGGCGCCCATCGCGGGCCCGGGCCGGGTCTGGTCGCACACCGTGGTGCACCGGGGCCCCACCAAGGACGAAACGCGCGATGGCCCGTATGCGATCGCGCTCGTCGACCTGGCCGAGGGCGTGCGCGTGATGACGCGCGCCGAGACCGACCTGGCGATTGGCGACCCCGTGCAGGTGACGCTGCGCGAGGTGCAGGGCCGCCTGCTGCCCTACGCAGTTCACGCTTCCTAG
- a CDS encoding YoaK family protein, translating to MSLSSRLRVLSSPWLALTSRHRSASADLALGLWLAFVAGAINAGGFRVLHVYTSHMSGFASQLPYAWVVQDVRLMLSAVGALGAFVLGAMTATVQIQWARRLHLQHIYALPLFLEAWVLLAFGLVGALTLRLQTPFGVPLTVLLLAFLMGLQNALTTKASRKHVRSTHMTGHLTDIGIEWGRLLRRRTRGLQAEHRRLFAERMKLYGGLVLAFIGGGYVGVLGFGRLGFVSVLPLASVLGLMSVPALAFDVWRRRGMDPWHG from the coding sequence ATGTCCTTGTCCTCCCGGTTGCGGGTCCTCTCGTCGCCCTGGCTGGCCTTGACCAGCCGGCACCGCAGCGCCAGCGCCGACCTGGCGCTGGGCCTGTGGCTGGCGTTCGTGGCCGGGGCCATCAACGCGGGCGGGTTTCGGGTGCTGCACGTCTACACCTCGCACATGAGCGGCTTCGCCTCGCAGCTGCCCTATGCCTGGGTGGTGCAGGACGTGCGGCTGATGCTGTCGGCCGTCGGGGCGCTGGGCGCCTTCGTGCTGGGGGCCATGACGGCCACGGTCCAGATCCAGTGGGCGCGTCGCCTGCACCTGCAGCACATCTATGCGCTGCCGCTGTTCCTGGAAGCCTGGGTGCTGCTGGCCTTTGGCCTGGTGGGTGCGCTCACGCTGCGCCTGCAGACGCCGTTCGGCGTGCCGCTGACCGTGCTGCTGCTGGCCTTTTTGATGGGGCTGCAAAACGCCCTCACCACCAAGGCCTCGCGCAAGCACGTGCGGTCGACCCACATGACCGGCCACCTGACCGACATCGGCATCGAATGGGGCCGGCTGCTGCGCCGCCGCACGCGGGGCCTGCAGGCCGAGCACCGGCGGCTGTTCGCCGAACGCATGAAGCTCTACGGCGGCCTGGTGCTGGCTTTCATCGGCGGTGGCTACGTGGGCGTGCTGGGCTTTGGCCGGCTGGGCTTCGTCAGCGTGCTGCCGCTGGCCTCGGTGCTGGGCTTGATGTCGGTGCCGGCGCTGGCGTTCGACGTGTGGCGTCGGCGCGGCATGGACCCGTGGCATGGGTGA
- a CDS encoding LysR family transcriptional regulator, with product MLPTVPDLNDLYYFAQVVEHGGFAAASRALGVPKSKLSRRVAALEARLHTQLLLRSTRHFAVTDAGRTYVAHCRAMLTEAEAAEESIALSHAEPRGLVRLSCPVALLATRVGPMLAGFLQAHPRVSLQVDETNRRVDVVAEGLDLALRVRPPPLADSELILRVLADRGQCLLASPALLARQGMPQGPADLAQWPSLALGQPQDEHRWHLLGPEGAQAQVRHHPRYVTLGMLALKAAALAGVGVVQLPRMFVQAEFARGELVNVLPGWEPRRELIHAVYASRRGQLPAVRALLDHLAAEFAALHED from the coding sequence ATGTTGCCCACCGTGCCCGACCTCAATGACCTGTATTACTTCGCCCAGGTGGTGGAGCACGGCGGCTTTGCCGCCGCGAGCCGCGCGCTCGGGGTGCCCAAGTCCAAGCTCAGCCGGCGCGTGGCGGCGCTGGAGGCGCGGCTTCACACCCAGCTGCTGCTGCGGTCCACGCGCCACTTTGCGGTGACCGACGCGGGGCGCACCTATGTCGCCCATTGCCGCGCCATGCTGACCGAGGCCGAGGCCGCCGAGGAGTCGATCGCGCTGTCGCATGCCGAGCCGCGCGGGCTGGTGCGCCTGTCCTGCCCGGTGGCGCTGCTGGCCACGCGCGTGGGGCCCATGCTGGCGGGCTTTCTGCAGGCCCACCCGCGCGTCAGCCTGCAGGTGGACGAAACCAACCGACGCGTGGACGTGGTGGCCGAAGGCCTGGACCTGGCCTTGCGCGTGCGGCCACCGCCGCTGGCGGACAGCGAGCTGATCCTGCGGGTGCTGGCCGATCGCGGCCAGTGCCTGCTGGCCAGCCCGGCGCTGCTGGCGCGCCAGGGCATGCCCCAGGGGCCGGCCGACTTGGCGCAGTGGCCCAGCCTGGCCCTGGGCCAGCCGCAGGACGAGCATCGCTGGCATCTGCTGGGGCCCGAGGGTGCACAGGCCCAGGTGCGGCACCACCCGCGCTACGTCACGCTGGGCATGCTGGCGCTCAAGGCGGCGGCGCTGGCGGGCGTGGGTGTGGTGCAGTTGCCGCGCATGTTCGTGCAGGCCGAGTTCGCGCGCGGCGAGCTGGTCAACGTGCTGCCGGGCTGGGAGCCCCGGCGCGAGTTGATCCACGCCGTCTACGCCTCGCGCCGCGGCCAGCTGCCGGCGGTGCGCGCCTTGCTCGATCACCTGGCGGCCGAATTTGCCGCCCTGCACGAAGACTGA
- a CDS encoding antibiotic biosynthesis monooxygenase family protein — protein MNALFATTPEPPYYAAIFTSQRHAGDQGYAAMADRMAELASQQPGYLGAESTRDAQGFGITVSYWVSEAAIHHWKQHAEHQIAQATGHTTWYEHFEVRIAKVERAYRKPA, from the coding sequence ATGAACGCCTTGTTTGCCACCACCCCCGAGCCGCCCTACTACGCGGCCATCTTCACCTCGCAGCGCCACGCGGGCGACCAGGGCTATGCCGCCATGGCCGACCGCATGGCCGAGCTGGCGAGCCAGCAGCCCGGCTACCTGGGGGCCGAGAGCACGCGCGACGCCCAGGGCTTTGGCATCACCGTGTCCTACTGGGTGAGCGAAGCCGCCATCCACCACTGGAAGCAGCACGCCGAGCACCAGATCGCGCAGGCCACCGGCCACACCACCTGGTACGAGCACTTTGAGGTGCGCATCGCCAAGGTCGAGCGCGCCTATCGCAAGCCCGCCTGA
- a CDS encoding thiolase family protein: MTPYGRLDGQDTLDLMGQAATLALADAGLARGEVDGLLVAYSTTLPHLMLGTLFAEHFGLQPTWSHGVQVGGATGLTLVALASHLVRSGAVRRVLCVAGENRLTGQSRDDSIKTLAQVGHADYEVPLGASIPAYYALLAARYLHETGTTPADLAELAVLMRAHAATHPGAQLRQPIAVADVLASKLVSAPLRLLDCCPISDGAAAVIVDAEPGARADGAVIRIAGTGSAHTHQHVSAAPDDAALGARQAAAAAFAQAGRGVGDMRYVGMYDSFTVTLAMLLEATGFCAPGQAGATARDGLFGPAGRLPLNTHGGLLSYGHCGAAGALAHVAEAVAQMRGGCGARQVAHEAPLAFLHSDGGVLSSHTSMVLERDA, encoded by the coding sequence ATGACGCCCTACGGCCGGCTGGACGGCCAGGACACGCTGGACCTGATGGGCCAGGCCGCCACGCTGGCCCTGGCCGATGCCGGCCTGGCGCGCGGCGAGGTGGACGGCCTGCTCGTGGCCTACTCCACCACCCTGCCACACCTGATGCTGGGCACCCTGTTTGCCGAGCACTTCGGCCTGCAGCCCACCTGGTCGCACGGTGTGCAGGTGGGGGGTGCCACCGGCCTCACGCTGGTCGCCCTGGCCAGCCACCTGGTGCGCTCGGGCGCGGTGCGCCGCGTGCTGTGCGTGGCGGGTGAAAACCGGCTCACCGGCCAGTCGCGCGACGACTCGATCAAAACGCTGGCCCAGGTGGGCCATGCGGACTATGAGGTGCCGCTGGGCGCGAGCATTCCGGCCTATTACGCGCTGCTGGCCGCGCGCTACCTGCACGAGACCGGCACCACGCCCGCCGACCTGGCCGAGCTGGCCGTGTTGATGCGCGCCCACGCCGCCACGCACCCGGGCGCCCAGCTGCGCCAGCCCATCGCCGTGGCCGACGTGCTGGCCTCCAAGCTGGTGTCGGCGCCGCTGCGGCTGCTCGACTGCTGCCCCATTTCGGACGGCGCCGCGGCCGTCATCGTCGACGCCGAACCCGGCGCGCGGGCCGACGGCGCGGTGATCCGCATCGCGGGCACCGGCAGCGCCCACACCCACCAGCACGTGTCGGCCGCGCCGGACGATGCGGCCCTGGGCGCACGCCAGGCCGCCGCGGCTGCCTTCGCCCAGGCCGGCCGCGGCGTGGGCGACATGCGCTACGTTGGCATGTACGACAGCTTCACCGTCACGCTGGCCATGCTGCTCGAGGCGACGGGGTTTTGCGCGCCCGGCCAGGCCGGCGCGACGGCGCGCGATGGCCTGTTCGGTCCTGCGGGCCGGCTGCCGCTGAACACGCACGGGGGCTTGCTGTCGTACGGCCACTGCGGTGCCGCCGGGGCGCTGGCGCACGTGGCCGAGGCGGTGGCGCAGATGCGCGGCGGCTGCGGCGCGCGCCAGGTCGCGCACGAGGCGCCGCTGGCCTTTCTGCACTCGGACGGCGGGGTACTGTCCTCGCACACCAGCATGGTTTTGGAGAGAGACGCATGA
- a CDS encoding gamma-glutamylcyclotransferase family protein — protein MSSVFDSGVCNNTPSPVDDSSAGARWQPCGARHVAVYGTLRAGGINDMARLRTGLRGVGRTQLTGSLYDLGWYPGLRLEGTQSVLAEVYELDDALEQQLDGIEGLWPVDLGEYTKRILTVPVALTGGGMREMAVLVYEALPATVGQAPQIEACDWLAWFERKGMQHPDTAFQLNTLQNRK, from the coding sequence ATGTCAAGCGTTTTCGACTCCGGCGTCTGCAACAACACGCCTTCTCCTGTGGATGATTCTTCGGCTGGCGCCCGCTGGCAACCCTGCGGGGCGCGCCACGTGGCCGTCTACGGCACGCTGCGGGCCGGCGGCATCAACGACATGGCGCGCCTGCGCACCGGCCTGCGCGGCGTGGGCCGCACCCAGCTGACGGGCAGCCTGTACGACCTGGGCTGGTACCCCGGCTTGCGGCTGGAGGGCACACAGTCCGTGCTGGCCGAGGTGTACGAACTCGACGATGCGCTCGAGCAGCAGCTCGACGGCATCGAAGGCCTGTGGCCCGTCGACCTGGGCGAGTACACCAAGCGCATCCTCACCGTGCCCGTGGCGCTGACCGGCGGCGGCATGCGGGAGATGGCGGTGCTGGTGTACGAGGCCCTGCCGGCCACCGTGGGCCAGGCCCCGCAGATCGAGGCCTGCGATTGGCTGGCCTGGTTCGAGCGCAAGGGCATGCAGCATCCGGACACCGCGTTTCAGCTCAACACCCTTCAGAACAGGAAGTAG
- the ureE gene encoding urease accessory protein UreE → MLTIHKLLPRGQGLAPVILKRAAQVELDWDVRQKSRFAATDSQGRALAVFLPRGQAVRGGDVLVAEDGSLIRVVAAPQAVLRITACAEHGSPFDLMRAAYHLGNRHVPLELQPDHLKIEPDHVLADLLRSMHMTVVAADLPFEPEGGAYGGHVTHDGHSHHGHGHSHDHDHKHDHSHEHGHVHGPHCNHGHHGG, encoded by the coding sequence ATGCTGACCATCCACAAACTCTTGCCCCGCGGCCAAGGCCTGGCCCCCGTGATCCTCAAGCGCGCCGCCCAGGTCGAGCTCGACTGGGACGTGCGCCAGAAGTCCCGCTTTGCCGCCACCGACAGCCAGGGTCGCGCGCTGGCCGTCTTCCTGCCGCGCGGCCAGGCCGTGCGGGGCGGCGATGTGCTGGTGGCCGAGGACGGCAGCCTGATCCGCGTCGTCGCGGCCCCGCAGGCCGTGCTGCGCATCACGGCCTGTGCCGAACACGGTTCGCCGTTCGACCTGATGCGCGCGGCCTACCACCTGGGCAACCGCCACGTGCCGCTGGAGCTGCAACCGGACCACCTCAAGATCGAGCCCGACCACGTGCTGGCCGACCTGCTGCGCAGCATGCACATGACGGTGGTGGCCGCCGACCTGCCCTTCGAGCCCGAAGGCGGCGCCTATGGCGGCCACGTCACGCACGACGGGCACAGCCACCATGGGCACGGGCATTCCCACGATCACGATCACAAGCACGACCATTCCCACGAACACGGCCATGTCCACGGGCCGCACTGCAACCACGGCCACCACGGCGGATGA
- the ycaC gene encoding isochorismate family cysteine hydrolase YcaC, translating to MSHTPYTRLDKDNAAVLLVDHQTGLLSLVRDIEPDKFKNNVLALSDLATYFKLPTLLTTSFESGPNGPLVPELKAAHPNAPYIARPGQINAWDNDDFVQAVKATGRKQLIIAGVVTEVCVAFPALSAIAEGFEVFVVTDASGTFNELTRDSAWRRMEAAGAQLMTWFGVACELHRDWRNDVEGLGTLFANHIPDYRNLMTSHAALTAQ from the coding sequence ATGAGCCACACGCCCTACACCCGCCTCGACAAGGACAACGCCGCCGTGCTGCTGGTCGACCACCAGACCGGCCTGCTGTCCCTGGTGCGCGACATCGAACCCGACAAGTTCAAGAACAACGTGCTGGCGCTGTCCGACCTGGCCACCTACTTCAAACTGCCCACGCTGCTCACCACCAGCTTCGAGAGCGGCCCCAACGGCCCGCTGGTGCCCGAACTCAAGGCCGCCCATCCCAACGCGCCCTACATCGCCCGGCCGGGCCAGATCAACGCCTGGGACAACGACGACTTCGTGCAGGCCGTCAAGGCCACGGGCCGCAAGCAGCTCATCATCGCCGGCGTGGTGACCGAGGTCTGCGTCGCCTTCCCGGCCCTGTCGGCAATCGCCGAAGGCTTCGAGGTCTTCGTCGTGACCGATGCCTCGGGCACCTTCAACGAACTGACCCGTGACTCGGCCTGGCGCCGCATGGAAGCGGCGGGCGCACAGCTCATGACCTGGTTCGGCGTGGCCTGCGAGCTGCACCGCGACTGGCGCAACGACGTCGAGGGCCTGGGCACGCTGTTCGCCAACCACATCCCCGACTACCGCAACCTGATGACCAGCCACGCCGCCCTGACGGCCCAGTGA
- the ureC gene encoding urease subunit alpha, whose protein sequence is MATISRRAYAEIFGPTTGDRVRLADTELLIEVEDDYTLRAGGYGEEVKFGGGKTIRDGMAQSQRTRDGTGSGPTAGGAVDCVLTNALILDHWGIVKADIGIKNGRIAAIGKAGNPDVQPGVDIVIGPGTEVIAAEGNIVTAGGIDSHIHFICPQQIEEALASGVTTMLGGGTGPATGTFATTCTSGPWNIERMLQAADAFPMNLGFLGKGNASLPAALHEQIDAGVIGLKLHEDWGTTPAAISNCLDVADATDTQVAIHSDTLNESGFVENTIAATQGRGLCAFHTEGAGGGHAPDILRVVGEDNFLPSSTNPTMPYTVNTLDEHVDMLMVCHHLDAGIAEDLAFAESRIRKETIAAEDVLHDLGAISMMSSDSQAMGRVGEVILRTWQTAHKMKLQRGWLPPEPGTGADAWDHSARNDNFRAKRYVAKYTINPAIAHGISHEVGSLEVGKWADIVLWKPAFFGVKPTCILKGGLIAMAAMGDPNASIPTPQPVHYRPMFGALGGAVAKTSLTFVSQAGMAAGIGERFGLRKQLSAVKGIRGVRKQHMVHNSLTPHMEVDAQTYVVRANGELLTCEPASSLPMAQRYFLF, encoded by the coding sequence ATGGCGACCATTTCGCGCCGCGCCTACGCGGAGATCTTCGGCCCCACGACCGGCGACCGCGTGCGCCTGGCCGACACCGAGCTGCTGATCGAGGTCGAAGACGACTACACGCTGCGCGCCGGTGGCTATGGCGAAGAGGTCAAATTCGGCGGCGGCAAGACCATCCGCGACGGCATGGCCCAAAGCCAGCGCACGCGAGACGGCACAGGCAGCGGCCCGACGGCCGGTGGCGCCGTCGACTGCGTGCTGACCAACGCGCTGATCCTGGACCACTGGGGCATCGTCAAGGCGGACATCGGCATCAAGAATGGGCGCATCGCCGCCATCGGCAAGGCCGGCAACCCCGATGTGCAACCCGGCGTGGACATCGTGATCGGCCCGGGCACCGAGGTCATCGCGGCCGAGGGCAACATCGTCACGGCCGGCGGCATCGACAGCCACATCCACTTCATCTGCCCGCAGCAGATCGAGGAGGCCCTGGCCTCGGGCGTCACCACCATGCTGGGTGGCGGCACGGGGCCGGCCACGGGCACCTTCGCCACCACCTGCACCAGCGGGCCCTGGAATATCGAGCGCATGCTGCAGGCGGCAGACGCCTTCCCGATGAACCTGGGCTTTCTGGGCAAGGGCAACGCCAGCCTGCCCGCCGCGCTGCACGAGCAGATCGACGCCGGCGTGATCGGCCTGAAGCTGCACGAGGACTGGGGCACGACGCCGGCGGCGATCAGCAACTGCCTGGACGTGGCCGACGCCACCGACACGCAGGTGGCCATCCACTCGGACACGCTCAACGAATCGGGCTTCGTCGAGAACACCATCGCGGCGACCCAGGGCCGCGGCTTGTGCGCCTTCCACACCGAGGGTGCGGGGGGAGGCCACGCACCCGACATCCTGCGCGTGGTCGGCGAGGACAACTTCCTGCCCTCCTCGACCAACCCCACCATGCCGTACACCGTGAACACGCTGGACGAGCACGTGGACATGCTGATGGTCTGCCACCACCTGGACGCCGGCATCGCCGAAGACCTGGCCTTCGCCGAGTCGCGCATCCGCAAGGAAACCATCGCGGCCGAGGACGTGCTGCACGACCTGGGCGCGATCAGCATGATGAGCTCGGACAGCCAGGCCATGGGCCGGGTCGGCGAGGTCATCCTGCGCACCTGGCAGACCGCGCACAAGATGAAGCTGCAGCGCGGCTGGCTGCCACCCGAGCCCGGAACGGGTGCGGACGCTTGGGATCACAGCGCGCGCAACGACAACTTCCGCGCCAAGCGTTACGTGGCCAAGTACACGATCAACCCGGCGATCGCGCACGGCATCAGCCACGAGGTGGGCAGCCTGGAAGTGGGCAAATGGGCCGACATCGTGCTCTGGAAACCCGCCTTCTTCGGCGTGAAGCCCACCTGCATCCTCAAAGGGGGCCTCATCGCCATGGCGGCCATGGGCGATCCCAATGCCTCCATCCCCACGCCGCAGCCCGTGCACTACCGGCCCATGTTTGGCGCATTGGGCGGCGCAGTGGCCAAGACCTCGCTGACCTTCGTCTCGCAGGCGGGCATGGCCGCGGGCATCGGCGAGCGCTTTGGCCTGCGCAAGCAGCTCTCGGCGGTGAAGGGCATTCGCGGCGTGCGCAAGCAGCACATGGTGCACAACAGCCTCACCCCCCACATGGAGGTGGACGCCCAGACTTACGTGGTGCGCGCCAACGGCGAGCTGCTGACCTGCGAGCCGGCCAGCAGCCTGCCCATGGCGCAGCGCTACTTCCTGTTCTGA
- the ureG gene encoding urease accessory protein UreG — MTPPLHHIPHRTKTLPPLRVGIGGPVGSGKTTLLEMLCKAMRDQWDLIAITNDIYTKEDQRLLTVSGALPPERILGVETGGCPHTAIREDASINLEAIDRMLGQFPDADIVFIESGGDNLAATFSPELSDLTIYVIDVAAGEKIPRKGGPGITKSDLFVINKTDLAPHVGANLDVMRSDTVRMRTTPKGLKPFVMTNLKTLSGLDEVVAFIEQQGLLQPTR; from the coding sequence ATGACCCCACCACTGCACCACATCCCCCACCGCACCAAGACCTTGCCGCCCCTGCGCGTGGGCATTGGCGGGCCCGTGGGCTCGGGCAAGACCACCCTCCTGGAGATGCTGTGCAAGGCGATGCGCGACCAATGGGACCTGATCGCCATCACCAACGACATCTACACCAAGGAGGACCAGCGCCTGCTGACCGTGAGCGGCGCGCTGCCGCCCGAGCGCATCCTGGGCGTGGAGACCGGCGGCTGCCCGCACACGGCGATCCGCGAGGACGCCTCGATCAACCTCGAGGCCATCGACCGCATGCTGGGCCAGTTCCCCGATGCCGACATCGTCTTCATCGAATCGGGCGGCGACAACCTGGCCGCCACCTTCAGCCCCGAGCTGTCGGACCTGACGATCTACGTGATCGACGTGGCGGCAGGCGAGAAGATCCCGCGCAAGGGCGGCCCCGGCATCACCAAGAGCGACCTGTTCGTCATCAACAAGACCGACCTGGCCCCGCACGTGGGCGCGAACCTGGACGTCATGCGCAGCGACACCGTGCGCATGCGCACCACGCCCAAGGGGCTCAAGCCGTTCGTGATGACCAACCTGAAAACGCTGAGCGGCCTGGACGAGGTCGTGGCCTTCATCGAGCAGCAGGGGCTGCTGCAGCCAACGCGCTGA